In Carya illinoinensis cultivar Pawnee chromosome 6, C.illinoinensisPawnee_v1, whole genome shotgun sequence, a single genomic region encodes these proteins:
- the LOC122314432 gene encoding dihydrofolate synthetase isoform X3: MKIMGLLSRLATPHPTQPLVLSIRDGALRQVGSKRRFSTQSEDPELNDFMEYMDSLKNYEKLGVPRGSGTDSEDGFDLGRMRRLMERLGNPQSKFKAVHIAGTKGKGSTAAFLSNILRSEGYSVGCYSSPHIQTIRERISLGGFGAPVSAKTLNCLFLRFKKTLDQAMEQENGRISHFEVLTAMAFTLFAQERVDFAVIEAGLGGARDATNVISSSGLAASVITSIGEEHLDALGGSLESIAIAKSGIIKHGCPLVLGGPFPPHIDRILHDKALSMSSPVVSASDGGNRSTIKGLSMLNGRPCQSCDLLIQIERDFKLFIELLDVKLCMLGNHQLKNAATATCAALCLRNLGWRISDGSIRVGLENTFLLGRSQFLTSRETEALGLHGATVLLDGAHTKESANALMNTIRMTFPEASLALVVAMASDKDHIGFAREFLSAGGRFRAVFLTEADIAGGRSRTTPASVLRDCWIQTSKELGVRIVHNRDAKSEEDFEDQFVSSASKSERGTILASESSLNVSLKTANQILRDRSGNGWSVIIVTGSLHIVSMVLAALNN; this comes from the exons atgaaaatcatgGGGCTTCTCAGCCGCCTCGCCACCCCCCATCCTACGCAGCCCCTAGTTCTATCTATTCGTGACGGGGCCCTCAGACAAGTGGGGTCCAAACGACGCTTCTCTACGCAGTCGGAGGACCCTGAGCTGAATGACTTCATGGAGTACATGGATTCTTTGAAGAACTACGAGAAATTGGGGGTCCCCAGAGGCTCGGGTACAGACTCGGAGGACGGGTTCGATCTGGGTCGGATGCGACGGCTCATGGAGCGGCTTGGCAATCCTCAGTCTAAGTTCAAG GCTGTTCACATTGCTGGGACAAAAGGAAAAGGATCAACTGCAGCATTTCTTTCCAATATTTTACGGTCAGAAGGATATTCTGTTGGTTGTTATAGCAG CCCACATATTCAGACTATCAGGGAACGCATATCATTGGGAGGGTTTGGTGCACCAGTGTCAGCAAAGACATTAAATTGTCTTTTTCTTCGGTTCAAAAAGACTCTGGACCAGGCCATGGAGCAGGAAAATGGGCGTATTAGTCATTTTGAG GTTCTCACTGCAATGGCATTCACCTTATTTGCTCAAGAGAGAGTCGACTTTGCGGTTATTGAG GCGGGGTTGGGGGGTGCACGGGATGCAACAAATGTTATTTCTAGTTCTGGACTTGCTGCATCGGTCATAACATCAATAGGTGAGGAACATTTGGATGCGCTTGGAGGTTCTTTGGAAAGCATTGCCATCGCAAAGTCAGGAATCATCAAACATGGCTGCCCA ttGGTGCTGGGTGGGCCATTTCCTCCACATATTGATCGCATTCTTCATGATAAAGCATTGTCAATGTCTTCTCCTGTAGTATCAGCATCTGATGGTGGAAATAGAAGTACCATCAAAGGTCTTAGCATGCTCAATGGTAGACCTTGCCAATCTTGTGATCTACTAATACAAATTGAGAGGGACTTTAAGCTG TTCATTGAGTTATTAGATGTGAAACTGTGCATGCTTGGAAATCACCAACTTAAAAATGCAGCAACTGCCACTTGTGCAGCACTCTGTCTTCGCAATCTTG GGTGGAGAATTTCAGATGGATCTATTAGGGTTGGTTTGGAGAATACGTTCTTGCTTGGAAGAAGTCAATTTCTCACATCCAGAGAGACTGAGGCATTGGGCCTACATGGAGCAACAGTATTGCTGGATGGAG CCCACACCAAAGAATCTGCTAACGCGTTGATGAACACTATTCGAATGACATTTCCAGAGGCATCATTGGCTCTTGTTGTTGCAATGGCAAGTGACAAAGACCATATAGGGTTTGCAAGAGAGTTTCTTTCAG CAGGGGGAAGATTCCGTGCTGTCTTTTTGACAGAAGCTGACATTGCTGGAGGCAGATCACGAACAACGCCAGCTTCTGTATTAAGAGATTGTTGGATCCAAACTTCGAAAGAATTGGGCGTTCGTATTGTTCATAATAGAGATGCAAAATCTGAAGAAGATTTCGAGGATCAATTTGTTTCTTCTGCAAGCAAATCGGAACGTGGAACCATATTAGCTTCAGAAAGTTCCTTAAATGTTTCATTAAAGACTGCAAATCAGATTCTCAGAGATAGATCAGGGAATGGGTGGAGTGTTATTATAGTAACTGGATCTCTGCATATCGTTTCCATGGTACTAGCTGCTCTCAATAATTAA
- the LOC122314432 gene encoding dihydrofolate synthetase isoform X1, translating into MKIMGLLSRLATPHPTQPLVLSIRDGALRQVGSKRRFSTQSEDPELNDFMEYMDSLKNYEKLGVPRGSGTDSEDGFDLGRMRRLMERLGNPQSKFKAVHIAGTKGKGSTAAFLSNILRSEGYSVGCYSSSPHIQTIRERISLGGFGAPVSAKTLNCLFLRFKKTLDQAMEQENGRISHFEVLTAMAFTLFAQERVDFAVIEAGLGGARDATNVISSSGLAASVITSIGEEHLDALGGSLESIAIAKSGIIKHGCPLVLGGPFPPHIDRILHDKALSMSSPVVSASDGGNRSTIKGLSMLNGRPCQSCDLLIQIERDFKLFIELLDVKLCMLGNHQLKNAATATCAALCLRNLGWRISDGSIRVGLENTFLLGRSQFLTSRETEALGLHGATVLLDGAHTKESANALMNTIRMTFPEASLALVVAMASDKDHIGFAREFLSAGGRFRAVFLTEADIAGGRSRTTPASVLRDCWIQTSKELGVRIVHNRDAKSEEDFEDQFVSSASKSERGTILASESSLNVSLKTANQILRDRSGNGWSVIIVTGSLHIVSMVLAALNN; encoded by the exons atgaaaatcatgGGGCTTCTCAGCCGCCTCGCCACCCCCCATCCTACGCAGCCCCTAGTTCTATCTATTCGTGACGGGGCCCTCAGACAAGTGGGGTCCAAACGACGCTTCTCTACGCAGTCGGAGGACCCTGAGCTGAATGACTTCATGGAGTACATGGATTCTTTGAAGAACTACGAGAAATTGGGGGTCCCCAGAGGCTCGGGTACAGACTCGGAGGACGGGTTCGATCTGGGTCGGATGCGACGGCTCATGGAGCGGCTTGGCAATCCTCAGTCTAAGTTCAAG GCTGTTCACATTGCTGGGACAAAAGGAAAAGGATCAACTGCAGCATTTCTTTCCAATATTTTACGGTCAGAAGGATATTCTGTTGGTTGTTATAGCAG CAGCCCACATATTCAGACTATCAGGGAACGCATATCATTGGGAGGGTTTGGTGCACCAGTGTCAGCAAAGACATTAAATTGTCTTTTTCTTCGGTTCAAAAAGACTCTGGACCAGGCCATGGAGCAGGAAAATGGGCGTATTAGTCATTTTGAG GTTCTCACTGCAATGGCATTCACCTTATTTGCTCAAGAGAGAGTCGACTTTGCGGTTATTGAG GCGGGGTTGGGGGGTGCACGGGATGCAACAAATGTTATTTCTAGTTCTGGACTTGCTGCATCGGTCATAACATCAATAGGTGAGGAACATTTGGATGCGCTTGGAGGTTCTTTGGAAAGCATTGCCATCGCAAAGTCAGGAATCATCAAACATGGCTGCCCA ttGGTGCTGGGTGGGCCATTTCCTCCACATATTGATCGCATTCTTCATGATAAAGCATTGTCAATGTCTTCTCCTGTAGTATCAGCATCTGATGGTGGAAATAGAAGTACCATCAAAGGTCTTAGCATGCTCAATGGTAGACCTTGCCAATCTTGTGATCTACTAATACAAATTGAGAGGGACTTTAAGCTG TTCATTGAGTTATTAGATGTGAAACTGTGCATGCTTGGAAATCACCAACTTAAAAATGCAGCAACTGCCACTTGTGCAGCACTCTGTCTTCGCAATCTTG GGTGGAGAATTTCAGATGGATCTATTAGGGTTGGTTTGGAGAATACGTTCTTGCTTGGAAGAAGTCAATTTCTCACATCCAGAGAGACTGAGGCATTGGGCCTACATGGAGCAACAGTATTGCTGGATGGAG CCCACACCAAAGAATCTGCTAACGCGTTGATGAACACTATTCGAATGACATTTCCAGAGGCATCATTGGCTCTTGTTGTTGCAATGGCAAGTGACAAAGACCATATAGGGTTTGCAAGAGAGTTTCTTTCAG CAGGGGGAAGATTCCGTGCTGTCTTTTTGACAGAAGCTGACATTGCTGGAGGCAGATCACGAACAACGCCAGCTTCTGTATTAAGAGATTGTTGGATCCAAACTTCGAAAGAATTGGGCGTTCGTATTGTTCATAATAGAGATGCAAAATCTGAAGAAGATTTCGAGGATCAATTTGTTTCTTCTGCAAGCAAATCGGAACGTGGAACCATATTAGCTTCAGAAAGTTCCTTAAATGTTTCATTAAAGACTGCAAATCAGATTCTCAGAGATAGATCAGGGAATGGGTGGAGTGTTATTATAGTAACTGGATCTCTGCATATCGTTTCCATGGTACTAGCTGCTCTCAATAATTAA
- the LOC122314432 gene encoding dihydrofolate synthetase isoform X4, producing MKIMGLLSRLATPHPTQPLVLSIRDGALRQVGSKRRFSTQSEDPELNDFMEYMDSLKNYEKLGVPRGSGTDSEDGFDLGRMRRLMERLGNPQSKFKAVHIAGTKGKGSTAAFLSNILRSEGYSVGCYSSPHIQTIRERISLGGFGAPVSAKTLNCLFLRFKKTLDQAMEQENGRISHFEVLTAMAFTLFAQERVDFAVIEAGLGGARDATNVISSSGLAASVITSIGEEHLDALGGSLESIAIAKSGIIKHGCPLVLGGPFPPHIDRILHDKALSMSSPVVSASDGGNRSTIKGLSMLNGRPCQSCDLLIQIERDFKLFIELLDVKLCMLGNHQLKNAATATCAALCLRNLGWRISDGSIRVGLENTFLLGRSQFLTSRETEALGLHGATVLLDGAHTKESANALMNTIRMTFPEASLALVVAMASDKDHIGFAREFLSGGRFRAVFLTEADIAGGRSRTTPASVLRDCWIQTSKELGVRIVHNRDAKSEEDFEDQFVSSASKSERGTILASESSLNVSLKTANQILRDRSGNGWSVIIVTGSLHIVSMVLAALNN from the exons atgaaaatcatgGGGCTTCTCAGCCGCCTCGCCACCCCCCATCCTACGCAGCCCCTAGTTCTATCTATTCGTGACGGGGCCCTCAGACAAGTGGGGTCCAAACGACGCTTCTCTACGCAGTCGGAGGACCCTGAGCTGAATGACTTCATGGAGTACATGGATTCTTTGAAGAACTACGAGAAATTGGGGGTCCCCAGAGGCTCGGGTACAGACTCGGAGGACGGGTTCGATCTGGGTCGGATGCGACGGCTCATGGAGCGGCTTGGCAATCCTCAGTCTAAGTTCAAG GCTGTTCACATTGCTGGGACAAAAGGAAAAGGATCAACTGCAGCATTTCTTTCCAATATTTTACGGTCAGAAGGATATTCTGTTGGTTGTTATAGCAG CCCACATATTCAGACTATCAGGGAACGCATATCATTGGGAGGGTTTGGTGCACCAGTGTCAGCAAAGACATTAAATTGTCTTTTTCTTCGGTTCAAAAAGACTCTGGACCAGGCCATGGAGCAGGAAAATGGGCGTATTAGTCATTTTGAG GTTCTCACTGCAATGGCATTCACCTTATTTGCTCAAGAGAGAGTCGACTTTGCGGTTATTGAG GCGGGGTTGGGGGGTGCACGGGATGCAACAAATGTTATTTCTAGTTCTGGACTTGCTGCATCGGTCATAACATCAATAGGTGAGGAACATTTGGATGCGCTTGGAGGTTCTTTGGAAAGCATTGCCATCGCAAAGTCAGGAATCATCAAACATGGCTGCCCA ttGGTGCTGGGTGGGCCATTTCCTCCACATATTGATCGCATTCTTCATGATAAAGCATTGTCAATGTCTTCTCCTGTAGTATCAGCATCTGATGGTGGAAATAGAAGTACCATCAAAGGTCTTAGCATGCTCAATGGTAGACCTTGCCAATCTTGTGATCTACTAATACAAATTGAGAGGGACTTTAAGCTG TTCATTGAGTTATTAGATGTGAAACTGTGCATGCTTGGAAATCACCAACTTAAAAATGCAGCAACTGCCACTTGTGCAGCACTCTGTCTTCGCAATCTTG GGTGGAGAATTTCAGATGGATCTATTAGGGTTGGTTTGGAGAATACGTTCTTGCTTGGAAGAAGTCAATTTCTCACATCCAGAGAGACTGAGGCATTGGGCCTACATGGAGCAACAGTATTGCTGGATGGAG CCCACACCAAAGAATCTGCTAACGCGTTGATGAACACTATTCGAATGACATTTCCAGAGGCATCATTGGCTCTTGTTGTTGCAATGGCAAGTGACAAAGACCATATAGGGTTTGCAAGAGAGTTTCTTTCAG GGGGAAGATTCCGTGCTGTCTTTTTGACAGAAGCTGACATTGCTGGAGGCAGATCACGAACAACGCCAGCTTCTGTATTAAGAGATTGTTGGATCCAAACTTCGAAAGAATTGGGCGTTCGTATTGTTCATAATAGAGATGCAAAATCTGAAGAAGATTTCGAGGATCAATTTGTTTCTTCTGCAAGCAAATCGGAACGTGGAACCATATTAGCTTCAGAAAGTTCCTTAAATGTTTCATTAAAGACTGCAAATCAGATTCTCAGAGATAGATCAGGGAATGGGTGGAGTGTTATTATAGTAACTGGATCTCTGCATATCGTTTCCATGGTACTAGCTGCTCTCAATAATTAA
- the LOC122314432 gene encoding dihydrofolate synthetase isoform X2: MKIMGLLSRLATPHPTQPLVLSIRDGALRQVGSKRRFSTQSEDPELNDFMEYMDSLKNYEKLGVPRGSGTDSEDGFDLGRMRRLMERLGNPQSKFKAVHIAGTKGKGSTAAFLSNILRSEGYSVGCYSSSPHIQTIRERISLGGFGAPVSAKTLNCLFLRFKKTLDQAMEQENGRISHFEVLTAMAFTLFAQERVDFAVIEAGLGGARDATNVISSSGLAASVITSIGEEHLDALGGSLESIAIAKSGIIKHGCPLVLGGPFPPHIDRILHDKALSMSSPVVSASDGGNRSTIKGLSMLNGRPCQSCDLLIQIERDFKLFIELLDVKLCMLGNHQLKNAATATCAALCLRNLGWRISDGSIRVGLENTFLLGRSQFLTSRETEALGLHGATVLLDGAHTKESANALMNTIRMTFPEASLALVVAMASDKDHIGFAREFLSGGRFRAVFLTEADIAGGRSRTTPASVLRDCWIQTSKELGVRIVHNRDAKSEEDFEDQFVSSASKSERGTILASESSLNVSLKTANQILRDRSGNGWSVIIVTGSLHIVSMVLAALNN; this comes from the exons atgaaaatcatgGGGCTTCTCAGCCGCCTCGCCACCCCCCATCCTACGCAGCCCCTAGTTCTATCTATTCGTGACGGGGCCCTCAGACAAGTGGGGTCCAAACGACGCTTCTCTACGCAGTCGGAGGACCCTGAGCTGAATGACTTCATGGAGTACATGGATTCTTTGAAGAACTACGAGAAATTGGGGGTCCCCAGAGGCTCGGGTACAGACTCGGAGGACGGGTTCGATCTGGGTCGGATGCGACGGCTCATGGAGCGGCTTGGCAATCCTCAGTCTAAGTTCAAG GCTGTTCACATTGCTGGGACAAAAGGAAAAGGATCAACTGCAGCATTTCTTTCCAATATTTTACGGTCAGAAGGATATTCTGTTGGTTGTTATAGCAG CAGCCCACATATTCAGACTATCAGGGAACGCATATCATTGGGAGGGTTTGGTGCACCAGTGTCAGCAAAGACATTAAATTGTCTTTTTCTTCGGTTCAAAAAGACTCTGGACCAGGCCATGGAGCAGGAAAATGGGCGTATTAGTCATTTTGAG GTTCTCACTGCAATGGCATTCACCTTATTTGCTCAAGAGAGAGTCGACTTTGCGGTTATTGAG GCGGGGTTGGGGGGTGCACGGGATGCAACAAATGTTATTTCTAGTTCTGGACTTGCTGCATCGGTCATAACATCAATAGGTGAGGAACATTTGGATGCGCTTGGAGGTTCTTTGGAAAGCATTGCCATCGCAAAGTCAGGAATCATCAAACATGGCTGCCCA ttGGTGCTGGGTGGGCCATTTCCTCCACATATTGATCGCATTCTTCATGATAAAGCATTGTCAATGTCTTCTCCTGTAGTATCAGCATCTGATGGTGGAAATAGAAGTACCATCAAAGGTCTTAGCATGCTCAATGGTAGACCTTGCCAATCTTGTGATCTACTAATACAAATTGAGAGGGACTTTAAGCTG TTCATTGAGTTATTAGATGTGAAACTGTGCATGCTTGGAAATCACCAACTTAAAAATGCAGCAACTGCCACTTGTGCAGCACTCTGTCTTCGCAATCTTG GGTGGAGAATTTCAGATGGATCTATTAGGGTTGGTTTGGAGAATACGTTCTTGCTTGGAAGAAGTCAATTTCTCACATCCAGAGAGACTGAGGCATTGGGCCTACATGGAGCAACAGTATTGCTGGATGGAG CCCACACCAAAGAATCTGCTAACGCGTTGATGAACACTATTCGAATGACATTTCCAGAGGCATCATTGGCTCTTGTTGTTGCAATGGCAAGTGACAAAGACCATATAGGGTTTGCAAGAGAGTTTCTTTCAG GGGGAAGATTCCGTGCTGTCTTTTTGACAGAAGCTGACATTGCTGGAGGCAGATCACGAACAACGCCAGCTTCTGTATTAAGAGATTGTTGGATCCAAACTTCGAAAGAATTGGGCGTTCGTATTGTTCATAATAGAGATGCAAAATCTGAAGAAGATTTCGAGGATCAATTTGTTTCTTCTGCAAGCAAATCGGAACGTGGAACCATATTAGCTTCAGAAAGTTCCTTAAATGTTTCATTAAAGACTGCAAATCAGATTCTCAGAGATAGATCAGGGAATGGGTGGAGTGTTATTATAGTAACTGGATCTCTGCATATCGTTTCCATGGTACTAGCTGCTCTCAATAATTAA